One Heyndrickxia oleronia genomic window, ATAACTGCATAATGATTCATTCACTTGATAATCTTGTAAATCAAATAATCTTTTTTTAGCCTCATGTTCCTGGCCCATACTTGCAAATACATCAGTTACCACAACATCTGCATCTTTAATCATTTTAATGGGATCTGAATCAACCTCAATTTTGCTACCAATTTTTTTCGCTTCTTCCTTTGCCTTTAAGAAAATCGCTTCATCCGGTTCATATCCTTTAGGACAAGCAATGGAAATATTCATTCCTACCTTTACAGCTCCTTCTATTAATGAATGGCACATGTTATTATTTGCATCGCCGGAAAAACACATTTTTAAGCCTGTTAGCTTCCCTTTATGTTCATAGATCGTTAATAAGTCAGAGAGTACCTGGACAGGATGATGCTTGTCAGTTAAACCATTAATAATAGGAATTGATGCATATTTTGCAAATTCCTCGATTATTTCATGTTTCGTAGTTCGAATCATTAGACCATCAACATATCTTGACATAACCTTAGCAGTATCATGTATGGACTCACCTCTCCCAAGTTGGAGATCCTTTGAACTTAGAAAAATTGCTTCGCCACCTAATTGCAACATTCCTACTTCAAAAGAAATTCGAGTACGTGTAGATGATTTTTCAAAAATCATTCCTAGAACTTTCCCTTGTAGAATTTGGTTACTGACTCCAGCTTTTTGAAGTTTTTTTATTTTTATAGCATCATCAAGTAGTGCGAAAATTTCCTCTCTCGAATGTTCACCTATAGTTAAAAAGTCCTTACTTGATAAAATATGCTTACTTTCTAATATATTCATAACTTTTGACATTACTATTCTTCCTTTCTATTTAGTATTCACAAGATGGTATTTATATTCAGCAATGGATCGAATCCTAGAATGATTCGTGCCCATTATAGATAAAAATGCTTTAAATGTATCGAGTGATGTAAATAATGGGACTCCATGAATTATCGTACTTTCCATAAGAAAACTACCCATCGTTATTTGTTCTTTTCCTTTTGTAGGAATAACTAAAGCACAAGCTAGTGAATGATCATGAAAAATCATTTTTATTTCATCCATACAGTTTACCACTTTGATCGTCTTTAGCCCTTTACCCTCAAGTGCATGAGCAGTTCCTTTTGTGGCAATTACCTGGACATTACTATCAGTGATTTGTTCAATTAATGACAGTAGATTATTTTTTTCTCGATCTGCTACTGAACAAAATATAGTTTGTGGACCTTTACTAAATCTCCTCCCTTCACCAAGCACTTTATATAATGCTTCATTCACATTCTCTCCTAATCCTAGAATCTCACCAGTCGATTTCATCTCTGGTCCCAATATCGGGTTTACATTCTTCAATTTATTGGAGGAAAATATCGGAAGTTTTATAGCCGTAAACGGTATTTCTGGTGCCAATCCTGTTTCCTTTAATAATGTACCGAATTGTACTGCAATACTTAAATCTATCATTGGAAC contains:
- the argF gene encoding ornithine carbamoyltransferase, yielding MSKVMNILESKHILSSKDFLTIGEHSREEIFALLDDAIKIKKLQKAGVSNQILQGKVLGMIFEKSSTRTRISFEVGMLQLGGEAIFLSSKDLQLGRGESIHDTAKVMSRYVDGLMIRTTKHEIIEEFAKYASIPIINGLTDKHHPVQVLSDLLTIYEHKGKLTGLKMCFSGDANNNMCHSLIEGAVKVGMNISIACPKGYEPDEAIFLKAKEEAKKIGSKIEVDSDPIKMIKDADVVVTDVFASMGQEHEAKKRLFDLQDYQVNESLCSYAKNDYIFLHCLPAHREEEVTSSIIDGEHSVVFDEAENRLHAQKAILKDLLG